The Montipora foliosa isolate CH-2021 chromosome 1, ASM3666993v2, whole genome shotgun sequence genome has a window encoding:
- the LOC137993296 gene encoding dihydroorotate dehydrogenase (quinone), mitochondrial-like has protein sequence MAHTTFRQRVTRKLVNHALGVVGCTGLMFTSYFTITGDEDFYRSYLMPAVMKSLSAERAHTFGVWLASKGLIPVDIDGDPEILQTKVFGLQFRNPVGLAAGFDKHGEAVDGLLKAGFGFVEIGSITPAPQPGNDKPRVFRLEEDKAVINRYGFNSHGHQAVQTRLEQQFLVRGHPSGILGINLGKNKMSDNAIHDYIKGVQCFSGWGDYLVINVSSPNTPGLRSLQGREQLAKLIDEVLTVRDSLPANVRHPLLVKIAPDLSEYDKEDIAAVVTRQKGGVDGLIVTNTTVSRPETLKSANKNETGGLSGKPLTNLATATVSDMYRLTGGKIPIIGVGGISTGQDAYDKIKAGASLVQLYTALAYEGPPIVKKIKRELAELLKSDGFNSIEEAVGIDHIGKDR, from the exons ATG GCTCATACAACATTCAGACAACGTGTGACAAGAAAACTTGTCAATCACGCTTTGGGAGTGGTTGGTTGCACTGGATTGATGTTTACAAGCTACTTTACTATCACTGGAGATGAGGATTTTTACAGATCATATTTAATGCCTGCTGTCATGAAAAGCCTAAGTGCTGAGCGAGCTCATACATTTGGTGTGTGGCTTGCCAGTAAAGGTTTGATTCCTGTGGACATAGATGGTGATCCTGAGATACTG CAAACCAAAGTTTTTGGTCTTCAGTTTCGTAATCCTGTTGGCTTGGCAGCAGGTTTTGACAAACATGGAGAAGCAGTGGATGGTCTGCTCAAGGCTGGATTTGGTTTTGTTGAAATTGGAAGTATTACACCAGCACCACAACCTGGAAATGATAAACCGAGAGTGTTCCGACTTGAGGAAGATAAAGCTGTTATAAACAG GTATGGTTTTAACAGTCATGGGCATCAGGCTGTCCAGACACGGCTGGAACAGCAGTTCCTCGTTAGGGGACATCCCTCTGGGATCCTGGGAATAAACTTGGGAAAGAACAAGATGTCAGACAATGCCATACATGATTATATCAAGGGAGTTCAATGCTTTAGTGGTTGGGGAGACTACCTGGTCATCAATGTTTCATCTCCTAACACCCCTGGTCTGAGGTCATTACAAGGTAGAGAACAATTAGCAAAACTCATAGAtgag GTATTGACAGTACGTGATTCTTTGCCTGCAAACGTGCGTCATCCATTATTGGTAAAGATTGCTCCAGATCTGAGTGAATATGATAAGGAAGACATTGCTGCTGTAGTTACAAGACAAAAG GGTGGAGTAGATGGCCTCATAGTGACTAACACAACTGTATCCAGACCAGAGACCTTAAAAAGCGCAAACAAGAATGAGACTGGGGGACTGAGTGGGAAACCACTGACAAACCTTGCAACGGCCACTGTGAGTGACATGTATAGGCTGACAGGAG GCAAGATTCCCATAATTGGTGTTGGAGGAATATCAACAGGCCAAGATGCTTATGACAAAATCAAAGCTGGAGCATCACTGGTTCAGCTTTATACAGCCCTGGCTTATGAAGGACCTCCCATTGTGAAGAAAATCAAGAGAGAACTCGCTGAACTCTTAAA GAGTGATGGTTTCAACTCTATAGAAGAAGCTGTTGGCATTGATCATATTGGAAAAGACAGATGA